In Argiope bruennichi chromosome 4, qqArgBrue1.1, whole genome shotgun sequence, a single window of DNA contains:
- the LOC129965858 gene encoding ATP synthase subunit e, mitochondrial-like, with amino-acid sequence MSAAELPPPVRVSPFIRACRYGALATGFTYGVLRYKYLKRKETKRREFENKQKAILDAKKAEEAKVNQRNEMIYLAKECGIKPPEGF; translated from the exons ATGTCTGCAGCCGAATTACCACCTCCCGTTAGAGTTTCTCCTTTTATTCGG GCCTGCAGATATGGAGCTCTAGCAACTGGCTTTACATATGGTGTTCTGAGATACA AATATCTGAAGAGGAAAGAGACAAAGAGgagagaatttgaaaataaacagaaagccATTCTTGATGCTAAGAAAGCAGAAGAGGCTAAAGTTAATCAACGAA atgaaatgatATATCTTGCTAAAGAATGTGGCATCAAGCCCCCAGAAGGATTTTGA